A window of Phaseolus vulgaris cultivar G19833 chromosome 4, P. vulgaris v2.0, whole genome shotgun sequence genomic DNA:
CACGTTTCTGCCCAGCATAGGTGCAAGGATCCTGTCCATCAATCTCCGgtaggtggcgcccgcattcttcagcccaaacggcatgaccttgtagcagtagctacATGTCTCGGTCATGAACGCCATTTTGCTCTCATCAcgtggatgcatcttgatctgattgtacctcgagaatgcatccaagaaactcaacaTTTTACAGCCCGAGACGTTGTCCACTAaagcgtcgatgctgggcagaggatacgaatccttggggcacgccttgttcaagtatgtgaagtctacgcacatcctccacttcctgTTTTCCTTCTTCACTATGaccacattggccagccactcagggtactgaatctccctgatgtgtccGGCGTTCAACAGCTTCTTAGTCTCTTCCTGTATCATGAGgcgcctctcctcattgaacttcctcctcctttgtcgcactgggCGGACCTTGGAGTTCATAGtgagatggtggcacaaaaaatcggggtcgatgcctggaatgtccgaggcggaccatgcaaatgcgTCCAAGTGACGCGAGATGACGACCGCCACCTGGTCCTGCTCCTCTTGGCTTAGGTGTCGCCCCAAGCGGAAGGTTCTGCCACCTATCTGTCTCTCGACAACGTTCTCAACTGGCTCCGGTCGCCTCTCCCGGGCGTCCTCCGCACTGGCCACGCCACGACTGGCGTCTCCTCTTGTGACGCCGCCTACCGGCGCCTCCTCCACAGGCTCCTCCCCAGCGGGCGTCTCCTCTATGGGTTCCGCCTCAACAGGCGTTTCCCCCACGTGTACGTAATCTTTGGGCGACGCTTCCACGGGCTCTGCATCCATGGGCGTCTCTTTTTGGCCCGAGCGATCCGTCACTGCGAAGACGCCCCTTTTTGCTTTTAAACTGTTCTCGTAACACTTCCGGgcctcctcctgatctgacttgatcacgatcacccggccactaagatctggcaacttcatcttcatgtggtgTGTGGAAGCCACTGCCCTTTGCCTATACAACGCAGGCcttcccaacaagatgttgtaggctgaattgGCGTTCACAACTAGGTAtcggatgctctcggtacgtGACGTCGTTCCATCTGTAAACGTCGTCGTACCTCCACTTGCTCCCCTacaaacccatacaaacatcccgtgtATGGCCTCAgcagatcaggggacaactgcagcttgttgaatgtggaccagaacatgacgtctgcggAGCTGCCCTGGTCCACGAGGACTCGGTATACCCATCTGCCAGCGGTGACGACCGAAATGACCACAGGATCATTATCGTGGGGGACGACATCGCGTAGGTCATCCTTTGTAAACACAAGGTCTGCTTCCCACGGGTCATTCGTTCCTTCTTCAGCTACTGAGTTCACCGATCGCACATACCTCTTGCGCTGGGAGGCAGTGCATGCCCCTCTTGAGAAGCCACCAGAAATGGTGTGCAGTTCCCCATGGATCGGCATCTTGTGTGCCTGATCCTCCTCTGGTACTGCCAGGGTCGCGGCAGTAGAAGACCCAGCCAGATAGTCCTTCAGGAACCCACTCTTTACCAATTCGTCACACTGATGgcccagcgccaaacagttgTTGATGTGATGCCCGAACGCTTgatggaactcgcaccatgcgtcgTTGTGAGGTCCCAACACTTTGTCAGTCTTCGTTGGGGCCCTCAACCTGtctgctatgttgggcacggtGATCAAGTCTTTCAACTCCACTACAAAATTATGTCTGAGTGGCCTATTCCCTTCCGCTCGCCCCCTCGCCTCCTTCATTCGCCTCCTCGCCTGGGGCCTCCTTGCCTCGTACGGGCGCTTCCTCTCTTGACCCTTCCTTCCAGTCGCGGCCTCGTTCACCCTGGCGGGCTGTGCTCGCGACGACGCTCTTGGGCGTGCTGGTGCAAcactcgtgcacttctcgcacACCTCGTCCTCTGTTGCGATGCGCTCCACTACACGACGCCTGATTTCTGCAAAGGTTCGGGGGCGGCTTCTGATGATCGATTCGCAGGAAGGTCCAGGGCACATCCCTTTCCTGAACGCATAAACAATCATGGGATCCTCcgtggtgccaaccttcaccacctgcgccccgAAACGGTTGATATATTCTTTCAAGGTCtcgccttgatactgcttcacatcgaatAGATCATACGACACCGGTGGAGGAGCCGGGTTCGCGATGTACTGCTCCCGAAACAGCTGTGAGAGCTGTGCGAAGGAGGTTATGTGGCCATCTGGAaggctaatgaaccaatccattGCCATGCCTGTCAACGTGCTCATCAAGAGCTTGCACCTCACAgcgtcggagccgcctactagcatcatctgcgtgtggaacgcagtgaggtgtgCCTTGGGATCCTCCATTCCCATGAACGTCACCTTGGGGCCTACGAACGTGTGAGGGATCACCGCCTCCATGATCGACTGCGATAACAGCGTGGAGAACTCCCTAGGTGGTGTGTAACACTCGCGGTCTTCTGCTTCACGACTCCCAGGGTGATTGCGCCACCCGCGGCGCAACTCCTCGTTCACGCGACATAACTCTTCATTCGTTGCCTGCGACGCCGCCAGATCCGCCTGTATACGCTCTTGCTTAGCCTTTGATGTCGCCATCGCTTCCTGCAGGCCTTGCATCATCTCCATGACCTGTTGCATGGTCATGTCATCACTCTCAGCGCGCGTCGAACTTTGCCTTGTTGTCCTCATTTCTTTCAGTTTCTTGAAGAACTTTAAACTGTGACGGTGATTCTTGAAAATCCTTCGGTGAAAATCGAGCGAAAACGCAAACGAACGGTAGAAACTCAGGGAAACTGGGAAACGAACGGTTGGAACTGATCAAGATCGAAAAGAAACGGTAGAAACTGATCCAAACTGGAAAACGATCGGTGAAACTGAGCAAAACCACGAACAAACGGTGGAACTGAGTGAAACTTCCAAGACGAACAGCGAAAACTTGAACGAGATCGAAAAGAATCGGTGAAAATTCGTGAACTTCAAGATGAACGATGAATCTTGCAAAATTCTTGGAAAACTTTCTCAAAATCTGCTACTGAACCTTCAATAACTTgcggtgggactgatgttttaaattggccccacggtgggcgccaaatgttcctgccggttgaccagattgTGGTTGGTGCGTAGCTGCGACTCGTGTATCAAAGACTCCCTCGTTCTTGATTCCAGATCTTCACCCTACAccgccgtgagtacctgaaacagagaagaacaaagggcgccctagcggccttttgcactctgacgctcaagtcagtaggCAGAAAacactatgcacctccgtatcgaaaCACCGCAACTGTGGTGCTCTGAAGGCGCGTAACTGTATTCTAACAAACTTCTCTCTCGTACTCAAGTCACTCATGCGTACAGTGCGTAAGCTAGCGAATGATTCGAGTGTGTGTAAGCTTTCAGAAAAGCTTATATACTTTGGGTTTCAGTGTTGCTGCCACGTGTCACTTATGACTTAAGCgcaactccacgtggaaggccttacgacgctgtaacccaacttagggaaatcccagcgtgtaagtcttccctcctcgaagtgcatctggcgtaaggggtgactacctgggtgccaactcatgcgccccagcccttagtcactcgccctggagTATCTTAGCCgtcctctcgtaccatgcacgtagATTATCCCTGGGACGTGGCCCTCTCCCGGGTCGTGTCTGTTCCAAGGGTTCTCCAAAGGTGGCTATACCgacccgtccccgggcgttgaccaaagtcaaaagTCAACGTCAAAGTCAAACAGATGGTGGGACTCACCAGGGGGCCCCAAGGGAGGAAGTCAATAGGTTGACCGTTTTGGGTGTCACCAGGCGTGGGCGTCGCCTagtgtgggcgtcgccaggtgtgggcATCGCCAagtgtgggcgtcgccaggtgtgggcgtcgccaggagCGGGAGTCGCCATGGTGGGCGTCGCTAGACTCAGGTGTCGATGCTGTCATTCCCCGATATCCACGGGTAGGACAGACTGTGGAGGGGACGACACGCTAAGAGGCCACGGTACGGACGAGAAGGCCTCGGGCCCCGGTACCGCAGAACAGTGAtaaggaaaagagaaaggtggcttcaaggccatatccCCAGTACCAGcagggagtaacctgacttgtgaagtacccacgccacctctggagaacccctgggatagatacgacccatgagagggccactcCCGGAGGTTAatccacgtgcatggtacgagaggatGGCAGATAccctcccagggcgagtgactagaagcTGGGGCGCTTGAGTTGGCAGCCAGGTAGTCACCCCTCGCGCTagatgcactccaaggaaggAAGGAAGACTCACACGCtaggatttccctaagttgggttacagcgtcgtaaggccttccacaTGTAAGTTGCGATTAAGTCAGAAAggccacgtggcagtaagcactgaaacacCAAGGAATATAAGCTTCTCTGAAAGCTCAGCAAGGTACGTTTTATCAGTTGCACACTTTTACACAGTAGAGATACTTTCTGATCATTCGCTCGCTTACTCACTGTACGCACGAGTGGTTGGAGAGTGAGAGAGAAGTTAGTTACGAGTTAGTTACACACCTTTAGGGCATTCAGTTACAGTTCAACGAGACGGAGGTGTTTAGTGTTCTTGCTTGCTGACTTGACCGGCGAAGTGCAaatggccgcgagggcgccctttgctcACTCCTTTTCAGGTATTCACGGCGGAGCAGGGTGGAGATTTGAGTTGGAGACAAAGGAGTCCTTGTTCGCAAGTCAAAGCTACGCACAAAGATCTTttcggtcaaccggcaggaacatttggcgcccaccgtgaggccgatttaaaacatcagtcccaccgcAAGTGTTGGAGGTTTTTCAGTCGCAATTTTCGAGATTAGTTTTCAAGAATCGTCCAAGATCCACAGTTCATCCTGAAGTTCAGTACAGTTCACCATTTGTTCGTGTTCGTTTGAAGTTTGCTGAAGATACTCTGTTGCTCGAGTTTAATTCGTAATTTACACCGACCGTTTCCCGATTGAGCTCAGTTTTCACCGTTCATTTTGATAGTCCAGTTCTGTTCCCATCGTTTTCTTCGTTTTCTTGAAGTTTCAACCGTTCGATCTTGAAGTTTCACGTTCGTCTGCATTTTCATTCGTTTCCAATCGGAGAGTTTGTCAAGAACCACCGTAATGGTTTGAAGATTTCCAAGAACTGCAACAAATGAGGACAATCAGGCAAAGTTCGACACGCGCTGATCGCGGAGACATGACCATGCAGCTGGTCATGGATATGATGCAGGGATTGCATGAGGCAATGGCAGCCTCGAAGGTTGAGCAGGAGTGCATGCAGGCGAATCTCGCGACGTCTCAGGCGAGAAATGAGGTGCTATGCCGCacgaatgaggagttgcgtcgcGAGTTGCGCAACAACTCAGGGCTACGCGATGCAGATGAGCGCGAGTATTTCACTCCACCAAGGGAGTTCTCTATGCCGTTCTCGTAGTCGATCCTGGAGGCGGTGATCCCTAACATGTTCGTAGGTCCTAAGGTGACTTTCACGGGAATGGAAGATCCCGAAGCACATCTCAATgtgttccacacgcagatgatgttggtaGGCGACTCCGATGTcgtaaggtgcaagctctttatgagcacgttgattgggatggccatggactggttcatcagccttccagatggCCATATCACATCGTTCGCACAGCTTTCCCAGCTATTCAGGGAGTGTACCTAGCAAACAGGGTTCCACCACCAGTTTCGTACGACCTGATCGACGTAAAGCAGTATCAAGGCGAAACCTTGAAGGaatatatcaatcgcttcggagcccaggtggtgaaggttggtACCACAGAGGAGCCCATGATCGTCTACGCGTTCAGAAAGGGGGTGTGCCCTGGGCCTTTCTGTGAGTTaatcatccgcaaccgccccCGAACTTTTgctgagataaggcgtcgcgcTGTGGAACACATCGCCACTGAGGGCGAGGTAAGCGAGAAGCGCACAAGTGTGGCACCCACACGCCCAAGAGCACCGTCGCGTGCACAACCCGCCATGATCAACGAggccacgacgggaaggaagaatcAGGACAGGAAGCGCCCATACGAGGCGAGGAGGCCCCAAACCAGGGGTCGAGCAGAGGGAAACAGGCAGGCGAGGGAAGGAAATAGGCCGCTAAggcacaattttgtggtggagctTAAAGATCTAATTGctgtgcctaacatagctgatAGGCTGAGGCCACCGGTGAAGACAGATAAAGTGCTGGGACCTCACAAAGACtcgtggtgcgagttccacgaggcgtTTGGGCACCACATCAACAACTGCTTAGTGTTAGGtcatcagttggatgagctggTGCAGAACGGTTTTCTGAAGGGTTACCTAGCTGGGTCTGCTACGGCCGCGGCCTTGACGGTACTAGAGGAGGATCAGGCGCACGAAATTACAATCCACGGAGAAGTACACACCATCTCTGGTGGCTTCTCTGGGGGAGGGCCCACTGCTTCACAGCGCAAGAGGTATGTGAGGTCAGTAAATTTAGTTGCTGAGGAAGGTTTggattgttagaaaagatggctttaaactagaggggggtgaattgtttaaagggggttttcgcaaacttttcaaaactagaatgaatttatctcaagaaccaattgattcagcaattcagttagccaaaacagcaagcaaaagctatagtaccagaaaaacaatcggttgtttataccaacaaacaacaaataaactgaatttaaagagttagagatagagagattgtacacagttgtttatactggttcactccaaaccagagctacatccagtcttctcagaaaccctgaggatatccactaagcaatcaccacttgatcacttacacaacaaccaagagaatgaccttgaacacctcaagaaacacactctctttggccaacactaagattgttgatcttgaacacctcaagaacacacaaccaatctcagtaaacacagaaacgaaattgttcaacagagtacaaggattacacttgttacagaagataatctgaaatcaatacaagcagaatcctattccagcactttgatcaatcacaaacacttagcaatctcagcacttttaaaaactctcttagaaaaactttgtcaaagattcttaattcttaaatctgtttttctgaatatattcaaagatgtagttttttatcaaatcttaacaaactcttaaattgcattaaaaga
This region includes:
- the LOC137838455 gene encoding uncharacterized protein, which translates into the protein MRTTRQSSTRAESDDMTMQQVMEMMQGLQEAMATSKAKQERIQADLAASQATNEELCRVNEELRRGWRNHPGSREAEDRECYTPPREFSTLLSQSIMEAVIPHTFVGPKVTFMGMEDPKAHLTAFHTQMMLVGGSDAVRCKLLMSTLTGMAMDWFISLPDGHITSFAQLSQLFREQYIANPAPPPVSYDLFDVKQYQGETLKEYINRFGAQVVKVGTTEDPMIVYAFRKGMCPGPSCESIIRSRPRTFAEIRRRVVERIATEDEVCEKCTSVAPARPRASSRAQPARVNEAATGRKGQERKRPYEARRPQARRRMKEARGRAEGNRPLRHNFVVELKDLITVPNIADRLRAPTKTDKVLGPHNDAWCEFHQAFGHHINNCLALGHQCDELVKSGFLKDYLAGSSTAATLAVPEEDQAHKMPIHGELHTISGGFSRGACTASQRKRYVRSVNSVAEEGTNDPWEADLVFTKDDLRDVVPHDNDPVVISVVTAGRWVYRVLVDQGSSADVMFWSTFNKLQLSPDLLRPYTGCLYGFVGEQVEVRRRLQMERRHVPRASDT